From one Triticum urartu cultivar G1812 chromosome 3, Tu2.1, whole genome shotgun sequence genomic stretch:
- the LOC125544189 gene encoding uncharacterized protein LOC125544189 isoform X1 — protein MGLDLHFPRFLADKYIMRENLYVLMLCTSKYKQSRKISSSTSLTTPDYQGMSRAARDEKRCNLSQTYRNENKAMHREKFTDRSAALCTNIVVHLGGRDLETAMGKTILWRQQEAVLDKSLLREKSSARVQWKNLVKNKVSIIWRQGREDHVIIWPVQVPMPLYLPSKPGSAS, from the exons ATGGGATTGGATCTCCATTTTCCAAGATTCTTAGCTGATAAGTATATTATGCGGGAAAATCTCTACGTACTGATGTTGTGCACATCCAAATACAAGCAAT CGAGGAAGATTTCATCCTCAACCTCCCTCACGACCCCAG ATTATCAAGGTATGAGCAGAGCAGCGAGGGATGAGAAAAGGTGTAACTTATCTCAGACATACAGAAATGAAAATAAAGCTATGCACAGAGAAAAG TTTACTGATCGTTCGGCGGCTCTGTGTACCAATATAGTGGTGCATCTAGGAGGAAGGGATCTAGAGACAGCGATGGGCAAAACAATCCTGTGGAGGCAGCAAGAGGCAGTTCTCGACAAATCACTATTAAG AGAGAAAAGCAGCGCAAGGGTCCAATGGAAGAATTTGGTGAAGAACAAGGTTTCCATCATTTGGCGTCAAGGAAGGGAAGACCATGTCATCATTTGGCCAGTCCAG GTCCCCATGCCCCTGTATCTGCCCTCGAAGCCGGGTTCCGCGAGCTAA
- the LOC125544189 gene encoding uncharacterized protein LOC125544189 isoform X2, with product MGLDLHFPRFLADKYIMRENLYVLMLCTSKYKQSRKISSSTSLTTPVVHLGGRDLETAMGKTILWRQQEAVLDKSLLREKSSARVQWKNLVKNKVSIIWRQGREDHVIIWPVQVPMPLYLPSKPGSAS from the exons ATGGGATTGGATCTCCATTTTCCAAGATTCTTAGCTGATAAGTATATTATGCGGGAAAATCTCTACGTACTGATGTTGTGCACATCCAAATACAAGCAAT CGAGGAAGATTTCATCCTCAACCTCCCTCACGACCCCAG TGGTGCATCTAGGAGGAAGGGATCTAGAGACAGCGATGGGCAAAACAATCCTGTGGAGGCAGCAAGAGGCAGTTCTCGACAAATCACTATTAAG AGAGAAAAGCAGCGCAAGGGTCCAATGGAAGAATTTGGTGAAGAACAAGGTTTCCATCATTTGGCGTCAAGGAAGGGAAGACCATGTCATCATTTGGCCAGTCCAG GTCCCCATGCCCCTGTATCTGCCCTCGAAGCCGGGTTCCGCGAGCTAA